From the genome of Mya arenaria isolate MELC-2E11 chromosome 5, ASM2691426v1:
CTTTTGGTAATCAGAAACATGTCTGAAAAATCCACGACATTTGATCTAAGCCGTCATATACCTACCGTACATCAGGACCTGTTTCCACTGAATCACCATTCTTGTTTGATGGTTGTTCTAAGTGCACTGTACTTTCAGTCGCTGCATTTTCGAAACTCTCATTCATAGCATCACATGAAGGCATGTATTGGCTAGAAggctgtaaaaataaaattgaaaagacGTTCGCATACCGTAAagatattttgacaaaaacttaCCTGATATTGGGGCATCTAATAGTATGTTTAAAACTTATGTTTTGCTTGATATAGTCGATATACTACCAGTATGCTTTACTAACCAAGTAAGATTTACACCCCTTGGCAACTAAGAGTCGAAATGCAGTCGAGTAGCAGACTAAGCAATTACTTTTCAGCTATTTGATAGAATTGTCATCATAAGCGACTAAACGGATTACATGAAGCGTGAAAATAGTAACATGTCTTAGATCGTTCGTAAAACCAGCCagcagtaaaatgtttttttaaacaacacaCTAAGTTGTCTTTACTTATAATTTGATACACAGCTATTGCGTTAATTTCACTTTAAAGTGTAACTAAAGAATGCTGTTTTACCAGAGCAACGTTTTCTTGATCCCTGCGTGTCCGGTGGATGACAGCATATTCAGCAATGCCAGTATGTGCATGTGTTACGTCTATATCATAGAGGAAGAGTCCGTTTATTGATATATGTAAATGTTACATAAATGGCGAACTTAATGACCTTGCACTCGCATCGAAATAAAAGTTATCAGGCATGAACTGTGAGGTTCAgcttacatatacatttaaatgtgtatCGTACTacttaaataccaactcaaaaTAAATCGTTTTTACAAAAAGGATTATCCCGTAATAGTTTATACTTACCATCTCTTTCTGCCACTGGcctgaaaatgattttaagatATTAACAGTTCATCTGTTTGGATATATTCTAAAACAGCATATGGTGTCTTATCAATAGGCCTAGAGAATGTGACGTGATGGATCTCGAATACACGACAGGCGGTGTGCAAAGCACAAACCGACCACACCAGACacatttcattctttttaagacatttgttaaagtaatgttcacatttaaaatgttcttgaattAATATTAGTTCCTCTTAACTAATGCAGGCATAATTGTTAATTCACCTTCGATTTTAATATTGGAATACTTACGGCGGCTGAAGTTGGGCCAACTGTATAGTATTATTCTCGTTTATATATTGTAGCTTTGCTGAAAACGGAATATAATGAAAAACCGGAAATATGTTAATACTATTGCAATGTTAAATTACTTTGAACAATTCAAATACAGTTTTTCTTTTAGAATTACCACtacaatcatttataaatattggaaatatttataatgtaacGTAAGTCATACCTTTGTTTTGATGTAGACATAAACACatgacaacaataacaataaaaagaaatgcaagtCCGCCCGCAGTCATCATTACAACGCCCAAAATGCCAGAGTCGGAACCAGTTTGATCTAACATAGAGGATGTACTGATATTGTAAAGATCCGAAATAAAAGCCTGGTTATTTacgataaataaaaaagaaaaatctgCAATATGTTAAATAAGATTCGTTAAGagattaatatttattttaataacaaaatggaAAGTATTTATTCATGCTcacttaattttaaaacatacccCATTTAGAAGATCATTGTATAGAATAAACGCACACTAAGTAAGAGGcatttaacatataatttaCCTTCTTCATAATCACGCTCATGAACAATTATAATTGACCCTTCGTCACTGCCATGTTCGTTCTGTGCATAACACGAGTAAACCTGTTCAACGTCAGATGTAGTTATTTCATAAGTGCATGTTGATGCGTTCGAACACGTCTTTGTTTGTGATGATTTTGAATTAGACGCTTTCACCATCGTCAAAGTGATATTTCCAACAGGATGGGCATTTGCTTCACATGTGAGCGTTATGTTGGTATTTGGTGGAACGGGTAAAACGGGGGTTGTGTAGACAACCACTGTCGGTTTTTCTGTCCAGATAGTTAAAAATTATaggtacttgttttattgaaatgtgcATTATTGGCACTTTATTAAAACGGCTTAACAACCGAGTTGATGAGACAACAGTTTAAAAACCGTGTAAAAAAGTGATTGACAATTTCTCactaaataacatttcaaatgacaattacttttgctttcatttcaaattaataaatatgtctCGATAACATGTACAACCTGGCATAAGATCATACCACAGGATAGTAGAAATCGAATTGTGATGAAATATCAccaaacattattatgttatttacacTAATTAACATATGATATCCATTTTCTTCTATTTGTTTCCGCACTTACTTTCAAATATGACAGTTGTTGCGTTTTCAAGAGCATTCTTGGAGTTTTGACATTCAGTACTACATCTTATTTCTTTTCCATAATCGTCATTGGTGGCGCTGAAACTAATTTCTAccgttgttgtttgtttaaagatacggtttttaattaaattgtacTTGAAATGTTCAATTGTTGATTCCCATTTAATATTGCATGCTGAATCAACGAACATCAATGAACAACTTGCAATTATAACTTTTGAAAGTTTGCGATGTTCATTAACAAGAATGATAAGTGATGGGGgacctgaaataaacaaaccaaaaacaataatttttagGTAAGTATCTatcaaaataacacaaacactACTACATTCAGAATGTTTGTAATCAAAATGacttaacatacatgtaaaatgtaacaaatcaatacattttgaaaggCTTATATTAACCAATGTTCAACGTCATTCAACGAATAACATCACTGTTTATTGTTGAAAGGTTACTGTATAACGctaacaaaaatacaatcatataaaacattttcacactTTTAATACGCCTCTAATACATTTTGTACAAGCATTATTTAGTTCGAGAAATTGAAAATTCCACCTCATAGTATTATTATGTGTGAAAAATAACGTTTAATTTGAAGCAAacgtgtgtgtttttttcggtcctaaataaatactgtatataCGACGACTGTTAGCCATAGATATTTATAGAACCCTTCAGAAgaagaacaatatatatatgtatatatacatatatacatgtgtacacaTATGTAGTGACGTATGCAAATGCAAGCTTAAATTACGACTAGTTTTAAGTATAATGAAAAGAATCATTTTCACACGTACATTTGTAACTTATATATACACTGTTTGACATTGTCTCGTGATATAATCCATTCACTTCCGGAAGCTGTTGACATGACATGTTCCTGTTTCCCCACTCTCTCTTAAACGAATGCAGTGTGGATACAGATGTGTATAATCCGGTTGAGTCGTTAAGCGTTGTTGATACATTGGTATTGGTATCAATTGCAGTAGCTTCGACAAGAAATCTCAGCAATGGAGGCGGCCTTGCGCTCGATGAAGTGCAAGTTATATTTACTGTTTCTTCCTCCAAAAGCACTTCGTCAGCCGACAAATGCGGAGGACCATTGGGATCGACTTGATAACAgcaattgaataaaaatagaaatttaaaagataacaacACACCTAGCAATTAGATGAACTAGTACCAGTGCTTTAACCAAAATATAAAGCGAGAAATATAACTTATGTAGacaatttgacatattttaaggTTATGAACAAGAAAACGTCTTTTGCCATGACATTGACAATGACACTGCCTTCTATTTCATTTGAGATGCAATGTCTGTTTTACTGTAACAGAGATGGCATTGTAGCCGAGTCACTTTGATTCAGATGATAAACGAAAACGTTCGTTAGATTTTGATTGCGTTCTGTATTTTGTCATGGTAGCTGCTTATAAAAGCgaaaagttgtaaaaaagtatataatttgAAAAGATCAACCCGATGTTGGCTTTTAAGACGACTCCGATGTAATCATCAATTTCAGGTCAAGCACCATTTATTTTAACACATGCGATCCGAGGAATAATTGATCATATAAATTTATAGCAGAAAAGTTCCTTAGTAACTCTAAgaatattatattcaattattcatAGACTCATGTTTCAAAATAAGAcatattatatcaattttgataatattaacGACGAATGTCACAAAgcttatttattgattgattgacatcTTAAGAAGAATTCGTCACCtaagtgcaagaactcaatatctggtTGTTTTTTCTACATGCAGTCATTGAGTTTTTGCACTAAGGAGACGAGTTCTTGTAATGGCATAAACATGTTATCTATTAATAATGCAAAGTAACAACGACCAAAATATAAGCTAAAGTGTTTGGACGGTATCTGTATGGAACTGCcaatttttcaattataaatccTTCAATTATATATGCTGATATTTTGCTAAACTCACTATATTATAGATCCCGCTATTCGCTTGTTTgcagtttaaaatattcaatggagtccttttttatcaataatgaaATACACTGTAACATGGCGTATGTAGtctcaaaattgtttaataagaGTTTATTATCAAACATGGATTAATAAATACAGAActaatatttacttattgtgaTATCAAGTCTTCAAATAGCTTAAATTCCACAGAAATACCACCGCCGTAACCATTCGATATGTCAAACATTGGTGCATCATGTATACTATAAAACTTATcgaacatgtatttattttcactgtATTGATAATCTGTGTTAAGGTAGTGCTTCGTAGACTTATTTAATCTCCAGTTTTCTCCTATCGGAGTAAATTAATGTGTACATACCATATAGAAGCAATGGATAAGTTACATGTGCAACATAACAATTGCCATATTTAGAGATAAAATTTATACCTATATGTATCCTCTTTGAATTGTTAATAGAAATTTCGAATTGTTATTTATGTGGAGGAAATCTTACAGCAGAGTTAGCTTTTAGAAAGCTTTATACCTGATTCAAGTTATTGGGTACACCGACGTAGAGATGTGTGACCATAAAAAGCGTTTGTCATTGCCCCGCTGTATAGGATAGACAACGAGTGGTCTCTACGCTTGGGTATATACGTCCAGGAGGTGTATATCCGACGAAGACGACGTAAACTAATGCGAGGAGGTTTAGTTCTTGTTCTTCAATCTAGACTCATAATATCCAAATACTATTTAACTTTGTATACCGCAAACAATGCGTATTTCGGTTTGACTCAATCCCGAAATTTCTATAGTTAGAGAATTAATGTTTACCGTACTCATTGCAAGGCAAGGATCTTTACCTATTTGCCAGTTACTGAAATTAATATATCAGAATTCCGTTAAGATTACAATGACGGAATGGTTTTGAAACGGGTGGTCGAAACActaaattgaatattattttcttcagtAATATAATTGATACTGAGATAGACATGAAAagaaactgtattttttcttttccaTCAAAAAGGGTTCATGTTTtggatgattttgttttatttacgcTTTAAACTTTTTTCAGATGTTGAACTAAAGTTAATCGAAAAAGTGATTTGGTATTGCCTTACAGATACATGCACTTTGAATTTGATTTGTAACATTGTTGGAAAAGATGTAGTGTTCGTTTCAGTATTATTAACTGTTGTTTTGATGTATAATTATCGCCATTTAACTATTTACCAACGCAGGTGTCTGCTAATAGAGATGAgttaatagtatttaaaatgaGAACAGCGTAATGCACATGATAGTGTTTTTCGTAAATATGGCACAGTGG
Proteins encoded in this window:
- the LOC128235837 gene encoding uncharacterized protein LOC128235837, giving the protein MSIKQAKGVLELDQVGHEFIFTLFNVKKNDSGHYWIQCLDGVYGKHSNGVQVSIKGKPIIGPLTTISTCRECIVFKTEQTLGQVYCETDEEYNATNVEFKIGLIRYESFTLSRNRFGLNSFDKPADAFHQLSAICTVFGIHRNMSVQASIYIVVDPNGPPHLSADEVLLEEETVNITCTSSSARPPPLLRFLVEATAIDTNTNVSTTLNDSTGLYTSVSTLHSFKREWGNRNMSCQQLPEVNGLYHETMSNSVYISYKCPPSLIILVNEHRKLSKVIIASCSLMFVDSACNIKWESTIEHFKYNLIKNRIFKQTTTVEISFSATNDDYGKEIRCSTECQNSKNALENATTVIFEKKPTVVVYTTPVLPVPPNTNITLTCEANAHPVGNITLTMVKASNSKSSQTKTCSNASTCTYEITTSDVEQVYSCYAQNEHGSDEGSIIIVHERDYEEVVILKEKLYLNCSK